One stretch of Mangifera indica cultivar Alphonso chromosome 9, CATAS_Mindica_2.1, whole genome shotgun sequence DNA includes these proteins:
- the LOC123224742 gene encoding uncharacterized protein LOC123224742: protein MDTTWRRQKPDFRHQEPQRSHPRKPPQASWQPTVPSWEKKFCASIGSVPWRKLLETKRFMYLYDNVVRWNDSAGEEAFYNAKNRFWAQINGLPCDISLPDPNIYIDEIDWNANIDPELLLDLEREPEVPEEVDRDENVVILNSTLLFNQSFSSTGWGDAEENFKQDTDLFLPTGYGHSTKNAGHEENSWENNCASCNGTKKDDGWGSYWNESWGWNQQDNNCNAWDNTYNELRNLNDRRNGVDWGTTWNGNSRKRESAGWYMSRYKTSRFHGDEYNMDRQWRNKREWKRSNISYERQFMDEKHSSTQWNSMNACGPVSHAGFGKA, encoded by the exons ATGGACACCACTTGGAGGAGACAGAAACCTGATTTTCGTCATCAAGAACCCCAACGATCACACCCCAGAAAGCCACCTCAAG CTAGTTGGCAACCTACTGTGCCTTCCTGGGAGAAAAAATTCTGTGCTTCAATTGGTTCTGTTCCATGGAGAAAGCTTTTGGAAACAAAGAGGTTTATGTATCTTTATGATAATGTGGTTCGCTGGAATGACTCTGCTGGTGAAGAGGCTTTTTATAATGCGAAAAATCGATTTTGGGCTCAGATTAATGGCCTTCCCTGTGATATATCATTGCCTGATCCCAATATCTATATTGATGAAATTGATTGGAATGCTAACATTGACCCTGAATTGCTTTTGGACTTGGAACGGGAGCCTGAGGTTCCTGAGGAGGTAGATAGGGATGAGAATGTTGTGATTCTTAATAGCACACTCCTCTTTAATCAGTCTTTTTCAAGCACAGGGTGGGGTGATGCTGAAGAGAATTTTAAGCAGGATACTGATTTGTTTTTGCCTACTGGATATGGGCATTCTACCAAGAATGCTGGTCATGAGGAAAATTCTTGGGAAAATAATTGTGCTTCTTGTAATGGAACTAAGAAAGATGATGGATGGGGAAGTTACTGGAATGAGTCATGGGGATGGAATCAGCAGGATAATAATTGTAATGCCTGGGACAATACTTATAATGAATTGAGAAATCTAAATGATCGAAGAAATGGTGTGGATTGGGGAACAACATGGAATGGGAATAGTCGGAAGAGAGAAAGTGCAGGTTGGTACATGTCAAGGTATAAAACCTCAAGGTTTCATGGAGATGAGTATAACATGGATCGTCAATGGAGGAATAAAAGAGAATGGAAGAGATCAAATATCTCTTATGAAAGACAATTTATGGATGAGAAACATTCTTCAACTCAGTGGAACTCGATGAATGCTTGTGGACCAGTAAGTCATGCTGGATTTGGCAAAGCATGA